One Denticeps clupeoides chromosome 12, fDenClu1.1, whole genome shotgun sequence genomic window carries:
- the pcbp4 gene encoding poly(rC)-binding protein 4 isoform X1 yields MRLPEPDSHARMNCEQDFGDGGMNVTLTLRLLMHGKEVGSIIGKKGETVKRIREESSARINISEGSCPERIITITGPTECVLRAFTMITLKLEEDLTALVANGTVTSKPPVTLRLVIPASQCGSLIGKGGSKIKEIRESTGAQVQVAGDLLPNSTERGVTISGSQDAIIQCIKLICTVILESPPKGATIPYRPSPMPGALLLSGNQVFETSEFGSHPLFSVAQGGLDLQQAYTVQNQYAIPHSELTKLHQLSLQQGLTPMGQPATTVLPAGMETNSHTTSQELLIPNDLIGSIIGRQGTKINEIRQVSGAQIKIGSQLDSTSDRHVTITGSPISINLAQYLITSCLETAKSTAQSSSMSTPVDLNMSFTQPASPASSSAAALAAMGGLPHAPILGTPYALPLSSLLGMKSVPFLALSTPTAATTAATAAAATVPAHGTLASYTAKISSANGIKKPERQKFAPY; encoded by the exons AAAGGGGAGACTGTGAAGAGAATACGAGAGGAG AGCAGCGCACGAATCAACATCTCAGAAGGCTCCTGCCCAGAGAGAATCATCACCATCACGGGACCTACAGAGTGTGTGCTTCGTGCTTTCACTATGATCACGCTCAAACTGGAGGAG GATCTCACAGCTCTTGTGGCCAACGGCACAGTGACCAGCAAGCCCCCTGTCACCTTACGTCTGGTCATCCCAGCCAGCCAGTGTGGATCCCTCATTGGCAAAGGCGGCTCCAAAATCAAAGAGATCAGAGAG AGCACAGGAGCTCAGGTCCAGGTAGCAGGAGACCTACTTCCCAACTCCACGGAGCGGGGAGTCACGATATCTGGATCACAGGACGCTATCATCCAGTGCATCAAACTCATCTGCACTGTAATACTGGAG TCTCCTCCAAAAGGAGCTACTATTCCATATCGTCCAAGCCCCATGCCTGGAGCCCTTCTGCTTTCTGGAAATCAG GTGTTCGAAACCTCTGAGTTTGGGTCTCACCCCCTTTTCTCAGTGGCTCAAGGAGGTCTGGATCTGCAACAA GCCTACACTGTACAGAACCAATATGCCATTCCACACTCAGAA TTGACCAAGCTTCATCAGTTGTCACTGCAGCAGGGTCTGACACCGATGGGTCAGCCTGCCACCACTGTGCTGCCTG CTGGAATGGAGACGAATTCCCACACCACGTCCCAGGAACTTCTCATTCCAAATGAC CTGATTGGCTCCATCATTGGACGGCAAGGCACCAAAATCAACGAGATCCGACAGGTTTCAGGGGCGCAGATCAAGATTGGCAGCCAGCTAGACAGTACCAGTGACCGGCACGTCACCATCACTGGCTCCCCCATTAGTATCAACCTTGCCCAGTACCTCATCACCTCCTG TTTAGAGACCGCCAAATCCACCGCCCAGTCCTCTTCCATGTCAACCCCTGTTGACCTCAACATGAGCTTCACCCAGCCTGCCTCCCCTGCCTCGTCCTCTGCCGCAGCCCTGGCAGCGATGGGCGGCCTGCCCCATGCTCCCATCCTGGGCACCCCCTATGCCCTCCCCCTCTCCAGCCTCCTGGGAATGAAATCCGTCCCCTTTCTGGCACTGTCCACCCCCACCGCGGCCACCACTGCAGCCACTGCGGCGGCCGCCACCGTCCCAGCACACGGGACCCTGGCCTCCTACACCGCCAAAATCTCCTCCGCCAACGGAATCAAGAAGCCTGAGCGACAGAAGTTTGCACCCTACTGA